The proteins below come from a single Limnobaculum xujianqingii genomic window:
- a CDS encoding alpha-2-macroglobulin family protein: protein MRQGNSDFWRLKGLLLASCLGFASLPLHAAPETAPATQTAEQQAAARYAGKSFTILDASEVQLDGASAMVVTFSIPLAANQNFASLLNLVDEASGKVDGAWEMSDNMMELRLRHLEPSRKLILTINKNLSGVNGMKLDKEFQQKLTTRDIEPSIGFASRGSLLPSKVITGLPVIALNVNKVDVNFYRIKPEMLSGFLANWEGTGSKSYWESQEFLNKVDLAYTGRFDLNPQRNTREQVLLPLNSIKELQQPGVYLAMMQEAGVYQYSNPVTIFTLSDIGISLHRYHDRLDVFTQALEGGEGVSGVKVELFDEKGNSLAQAKTSSDGHAQLIKDDKAKIMLATKDGQTSLIDLSKSALDLSEFDIAGPEGFATQFFAFGPRDLYRPGETLIVNGLLRDSDGAELPDQPVKVDVLKPDNQVTRSFVWQPKKNGFYQFMYDIPNNAATGEWSLRINLGDKQPRFYKFKVEDFLPERMALDLKSVEDVPVSPSQEITFDVTGRYLYGAPASGNRLQGQMFLRPARDAVAKLPGYEFGSVLDTNLSRSLNEFDLKLDSEGLTSVTVPSGWAESKSPMKVIIQASLMESGGRPVTRRAEQAIWPATNMPGIRPLFNKKEVYDYKTNNYKPQFMVDSDSLAGFDIVYANAKGNMLSADGLNVRLVRERRDYYWEWSSSDGWSSRYDQKDLIINQENISIGADQVAKVSYPVEWGSYRLEVEDPHSGMVTSLRFWAGYSWQDNTDGTGALRPDQVKLKLDKPAYRTGEKVNLHVEAPTAGKGYLMLESSDGPLWWQEIEVPVGGANFSVPINEEWNRHDLYLSALVVRPGDKNLQATPKRAVGLLHLPLVDENRKITLALDAPERMRPNQTLTVKVKASVKNGELPKSINVLMSAVDSGVLNITNYVTPDPYEAFFGRKRYSVDQMDIYGQLIEGKGKTAKLSFGGDGEDDALARGGKKPVTVVKIVAQQAMPVVLNDKGEGEIQMPIPDFNGELRLMAQAWSDEEFGSAERKMIVAAPLIAELSMPRFIAGGDRSILALDLSNLTDGEQSLNVTVETKGLVKQTGAAQQTIKLTKGQRKTLSIPIEALNGFGQGDVTVRVNGLVLPGEASTAFERHWTLGVRPATPAKTNSYAMTLRAGESWALPQDALLGLSTPTVEGQMSLTAVPPLNVAQHIRELFAYPYGCLEQTTSGLYPSLYTNQAQLAALGIKSDSDDVRRRNIDVGIERLLGMQKYNSSFSLWEREGSEEYWLTAYVTDFLVRAREQGYSVREDALNKANQRLLRYLQDRNQIEPQYISNASATNAAKFSVQAYAGLVLARQQQAPLGALRQLYERRGEAMSGLPQVQLGVALQLMGDMPKANQLIQQGVAMGGANRNTWLGDYGSDLRDNALILSLLNEYHLLPQQQDSALMSLSDALVSNRYLSTQERNAVYLAGRDLPKRESAEWEVEVSGVESKDYEETKSVSALYDATQLAKGINLTNSGSVTVYPRIDITGYPLKQPAPVSNRLHIERNFLNLDGSTASLDHVSSGQLLVVHLNLWADNQVNDALVVDLLPAGFELENQNLGSSSASLSESAGELMALQTKMQSAEIKYQEYRDDRYVAAVKVDGSKSHPVTLLYLVRAVTPGSYSIPAPQVESMYKPEWHAIGATPARLEIK from the coding sequence ATGCGTCAGGGAAATTCTGATTTTTGGAGGCTGAAGGGGCTACTTCTTGCCTCATGTCTTGGCTTCGCTTCTTTACCACTCCATGCTGCACCGGAAACTGCACCGGCTACCCAAACTGCAGAGCAGCAAGCCGCCGCTCGCTATGCCGGTAAATCATTTACTATTCTTGATGCCTCTGAAGTCCAACTGGACGGTGCCAGTGCAATGGTGGTGACCTTTTCAATTCCGCTGGCGGCTAATCAGAATTTTGCCTCTTTACTGAATCTGGTGGATGAGGCCAGCGGTAAAGTCGATGGGGCATGGGAGATGTCAGACAATATGATGGAGCTGCGTCTTCGTCATCTGGAACCTTCCCGTAAGCTGATTCTGACCATTAATAAAAATCTGAGTGGTGTTAACGGTATGAAGCTGGACAAAGAGTTCCAGCAAAAGTTAACCACCCGGGACATTGAGCCTTCTATTGGTTTTGCCAGCAGAGGTTCTCTGTTACCGAGCAAAGTCATTACCGGGCTTCCGGTTATTGCACTGAATGTGAATAAAGTTGACGTTAACTTTTACCGCATTAAGCCTGAAATGCTTTCTGGTTTCCTGGCGAACTGGGAAGGTACCGGATCAAAAAGTTACTGGGAATCCCAAGAATTCCTGAATAAAGTCGATCTGGCCTATACCGGACGTTTTGATCTAAACCCGCAGCGCAATACGCGTGAACAGGTATTACTGCCACTAAATAGTATTAAAGAGCTGCAACAGCCAGGTGTATATCTGGCAATGATGCAGGAAGCCGGTGTTTATCAATACAGTAATCCGGTGACTATTTTTACCCTGAGCGATATTGGTATCTCTTTACACCGTTATCACGACCGTCTGGATGTGTTCACCCAGGCGCTGGAAGGTGGTGAGGGTGTTTCCGGCGTTAAAGTTGAGCTGTTTGATGAAAAAGGCAACTCGCTGGCACAGGCTAAAACCTCGTCTGATGGCCACGCTCAACTGATCAAAGATGATAAAGCTAAAATTATGCTGGCTACCAAAGATGGGCAAACCAGCTTAATCGATCTGAGTAAATCGGCATTGGACCTGTCGGAATTTGATATTGCCGGACCAGAAGGCTTCGCTACTCAATTTTTCGCTTTTGGCCCAAGAGACTTATATCGCCCTGGTGAAACGCTGATTGTTAACGGATTACTGCGTGATTCTGACGGTGCCGAGTTGCCCGATCAGCCGGTAAAAGTTGATGTGCTTAAGCCGGATAATCAGGTTACCCGCAGTTTTGTCTGGCAGCCGAAAAAGAACGGCTTCTATCAGTTTATGTATGACATTCCTAACAATGCAGCAACCGGTGAATGGTCATTACGCATCAATTTAGGGGATAAACAGCCCCGTTTCTATAAGTTTAAAGTAGAAGATTTCCTGCCTGAGCGTATGGCTTTGGATCTGAAGTCAGTTGAAGATGTTCCGGTCTCTCCTTCTCAGGAGATTACCTTCGATGTTACTGGCCGCTACTTATACGGTGCACCAGCCTCTGGTAACCGCTTGCAGGGACAGATGTTCCTGCGTCCTGCCCGTGATGCGGTAGCGAAATTACCTGGCTATGAGTTTGGTTCGGTTCTGGATACTAATCTGAGCCGTTCACTTAATGAATTTGACCTGAAGTTAGATTCTGAAGGGTTAACCAGCGTAACAGTACCGAGCGGCTGGGCAGAGAGTAAATCGCCGATGAAGGTAATTATTCAGGCCAGTCTGATGGAATCTGGCGGTCGCCCTGTAACTCGTCGTGCCGAGCAGGCTATCTGGCCTGCCACTAACATGCCGGGTATTCGCCCGCTGTTTAACAAAAAGGAAGTTTACGACTACAAGACCAATAACTATAAACCTCAGTTTATGGTGGATTCTGACAGCTTAGCTGGGTTCGATATTGTTTATGCTAACGCCAAAGGCAATATGCTGTCGGCTGATGGGCTGAATGTGCGTTTGGTTCGTGAACGTCGTGATTATTACTGGGAATGGTCTTCCAGCGATGGTTGGAGTTCCCGCTACGACCAAAAAGATTTAATTATTAATCAGGAAAACATATCCATTGGTGCCGATCAGGTAGCTAAAGTTAGCTATCCGGTAGAGTGGGGTTCATATCGCCTTGAAGTTGAAGACCCTCATAGCGGCATGGTAACCAGCCTGCGTTTCTGGGCCGGTTATAGCTGGCAGGATAATACCGATGGTACCGGGGCATTACGTCCGGATCAGGTCAAACTGAAACTGGATAAACCGGCTTACCGTACGGGCGAGAAAGTTAATCTGCACGTTGAAGCACCGACTGCCGGTAAAGGCTATCTGATGCTGGAATCCAGCGATGGCCCATTATGGTGGCAAGAGATTGAAGTACCGGTTGGTGGGGCTAACTTTAGCGTACCTATTAATGAAGAGTGGAACCGCCACGATCTTTACCTGAGTGCGTTAGTGGTTCGCCCGGGTGATAAGAATTTACAGGCCACGCCAAAACGTGCGGTAGGGTTGTTGCATCTGCCATTGGTGGATGAAAACCGTAAAATCACTCTGGCGCTGGATGCTCCGGAGCGTATGCGTCCTAACCAAACGTTAACAGTAAAAGTAAAAGCTTCAGTTAAAAATGGCGAGTTGCCTAAATCAATCAACGTACTGATGTCTGCGGTAGACAGCGGTGTATTAAACATCACCAACTATGTTACGCCGGACCCGTATGAAGCCTTCTTTGGTCGTAAACGTTATAGCGTTGATCAAATGGATATTTATGGTCAGCTAATTGAAGGAAAAGGTAAAACTGCCAAGTTGAGCTTTGGTGGTGATGGAGAGGATGATGCACTGGCTCGCGGTGGTAAAAAACCGGTTACCGTAGTGAAAATCGTTGCTCAACAGGCTATGCCGGTAGTGTTGAATGATAAGGGTGAAGGCGAAATTCAGATGCCGATCCCTGACTTTAATGGCGAACTCAGACTCATGGCTCAGGCCTGGAGTGATGAAGAGTTTGGTAGCGCAGAACGTAAAATGATCGTTGCTGCACCATTAATTGCCGAGCTGTCTATGCCGCGCTTTATTGCCGGCGGTGACCGCAGCATTCTGGCGCTGGACTTAAGTAATCTTACCGATGGCGAGCAGTCTCTTAATGTGACGGTTGAAACCAAAGGTTTAGTGAAACAAACGGGCGCTGCACAACAGACGATTAAACTGACCAAAGGCCAGCGTAAGACACTGAGCATTCCGATTGAAGCATTAAATGGCTTTGGTCAGGGAGATGTTACCGTTCGGGTCAATGGCCTGGTGTTACCGGGAGAAGCTTCAACCGCGTTTGAACGTCACTGGACGCTGGGTGTTCGTCCTGCAACTCCGGCGAAGACTAACAGTTATGCCATGACGCTACGTGCGGGAGAAAGCTGGGCGCTGCCTCAGGATGCATTGCTGGGACTATCCACTCCAACGGTGGAAGGCCAGATGTCGCTAACAGCCGTGCCACCGCTGAATGTGGCTCAGCATATTCGTGAACTGTTCGCCTACCCGTATGGCTGTCTGGAACAAACCACCAGTGGGCTGTATCCATCGCTGTATACCAATCAGGCTCAACTGGCTGCGTTAGGTATTAAGAGTGACAGTGATGATGTACGTCGTCGCAATATTGATGTTGGTATTGAGCGCCTGCTGGGCATGCAGAAATATAACAGCAGCTTCTCACTGTGGGAACGTGAAGGTAGTGAAGAGTACTGGTTAACGGCGTATGTGACCGACTTCCTGGTACGTGCGCGTGAACAGGGTTATTCAGTACGTGAAGATGCATTGAATAAAGCTAATCAGCGTTTGCTGCGTTATTTGCAGGATCGCAACCAGATCGAGCCTCAATATATCTCTAACGCTTCAGCGACCAATGCTGCCAAGTTTAGCGTGCAGGCTTATGCTGGATTAGTATTGGCACGTCAACAGCAGGCTCCATTAGGAGCGCTGCGTCAGCTGTATGAACGTCGTGGTGAAGCAATGTCTGGTTTACCGCAGGTTCAACTGGGTGTTGCATTGCAATTGATGGGTGATATGCCGAAAGCTAATCAACTGATTCAGCAGGGTGTTGCTATGGGTGGAGCGAACCGTAATACCTGGTTAGGTGATTATGGTAGCGATTTGCGTGATAACGCCTTAATTCTGTCGCTGTTGAATGAGTATCACCTGTTACCTCAGCAGCAGGATAGTGCGTTGATGTCGCTGTCAGATGCGCTGGTTTCAAACCGTTATCTGTCAACGCAAGAACGTAACGCTGTTTATCTGGCGGGTCGTGACCTACCAAAACGTGAGTCAGCAGAGTGGGAAGTTGAAGTCTCGGGTGTTGAAAGTAAAGACTATGAAGAGACTAAGTCAGTTTCTGCTCTGTATGATGCCACTCAGTTGGCAAAAGGTATCAATCTGACTAACAGCGGTAGCGTAACGGTATATCCACGTATTGATATCACTGGTTATCCACTGAAGCAGCCAGCTCCGGTTAGTAACCGTCTGCATATTGAACGTAACTTCCTGAATCTGGATGGTTCTACCGCTTCACTTGATCATGTCAGTAGTGGTCAGTTGTTGGTAGTGCATTTGAATCTATGGGCTGACAATCAGGTGAACGATGCTCTGGTGGTTGATTTGTTACCGGCGGGTTTTGAGCTGGAAAACCAAAATCTGGGCAGCAGCAGTGCCAGTCTGAGCGAAAGTGCTGGTGAACTGATGGCATTACAAACCAAGATGCAAAGCGCTGAAATCAAGTATCAGGAATACCGTGACGATCGTTATGTTGCAGCGGTTAAAGTCGATGGCTCGAAGAGTCATCCGGTAACACTGTTGTATCTGGTTCGTGCGGTCACTCCGGGTAGCTATAGCATTCCGGCTCCGCAGGTTGAATCGATGTATAAGCCAGAGTGGCATGCTATTGGAGCGACTCCGGCGAGGTTAGAGATTAAATAG
- a CDS encoding bifunctional tRNA (adenosine(37)-C2)-methyltransferase TrmG/ribosomal RNA large subunit methyltransferase RlmN, whose amino-acid sequence MSEQILTSSDAVVLSANPSEKINLLDLNRQAMREFFASLGEKPFRADQIMKWIYQFGYDDFEQMTDINKVLRARLQQVAEIRAPEIVTEQRSSDGTIKWALAVGDQQVEAVYIPEDDRATLCVSSQVGCALECKFCSTGQQGFNRNLRVSEIIGQVWRAARVIGPARIAGQRPITNVVMMGMGEPLLNLTNVVPAMEIMLDDFGFGLSKRRVTLSTSGVVPALDKLGEMIDVALAISLHAPNDQIRDEIMPINRKYNIESFLSAVRRYLDKSNANQGRVTVEYVMLDHINDGTEHAHQLAECLKNTPSKINLIPWNPFPGAPYGRSSNSRIDRFSKVLMEYGFTVIVRKTRGDDIDAACGQLAGEVIDRTKRTLKKKMNGEPISIKTL is encoded by the coding sequence ATGTCCGAGCAGATATTAACGTCATCTGACGCTGTTGTTTTATCAGCTAATCCGTCAGAAAAAATTAACTTATTAGATCTTAATCGACAGGCAATGCGTGAGTTTTTTGCTTCATTAGGTGAAAAACCATTCCGTGCCGATCAAATCATGAAGTGGATTTACCAGTTCGGTTATGACGATTTTGAGCAGATGACGGATATTAATAAAGTTCTGCGCGCCCGCTTGCAGCAAGTGGCAGAAATTCGGGCTCCGGAAATAGTAACGGAGCAGCGCTCATCTGACGGCACGATTAAATGGGCTCTGGCAGTTGGCGATCAACAGGTTGAAGCGGTATATATTCCGGAAGACGATCGGGCAACGCTGTGTGTGTCATCACAGGTTGGCTGTGCTCTGGAGTGTAAGTTTTGTTCAACCGGACAGCAGGGTTTTAACCGCAACTTGCGGGTATCAGAAATTATCGGTCAGGTCTGGCGAGCCGCCAGAGTGATCGGGCCAGCCCGGATTGCCGGACAGCGTCCAATTACTAACGTAGTGATGATGGGTATGGGCGAGCCCTTACTGAATCTAACTAATGTAGTACCGGCAATGGAAATCATGCTGGATGACTTTGGTTTTGGCCTGTCCAAGCGTCGGGTAACGTTATCAACATCGGGTGTGGTTCCTGCACTGGATAAGTTGGGAGAGATGATCGACGTAGCGTTGGCAATTTCACTGCATGCACCTAACGATCAAATCCGTGATGAAATCATGCCGATAAATCGTAAATATAATATTGAGAGCTTCCTGTCAGCGGTTCGCCGTTATCTGGATAAGTCTAACGCTAATCAGGGGCGAGTTACCGTTGAATACGTGATGCTTGATCACATCAATGATGGAACAGAACATGCCCATCAGTTAGCTGAGTGTTTGAAAAACACTCCTTCGAAAATAAACTTAATTCCGTGGAACCCATTCCCCGGTGCTCCCTATGGCCGCAGCTCAAATAGCCGGATAGACAGATTCTCTAAAGTACTGATGGAATATGGTTTTACTGTCATTGTGCGTAAAACCCGTGGAGACGATATTGATGCCGCTTGCGGTCAATTGGCGGGCGAAGTTATCGACAGAACCAAACGTACTTTAAAAAAGAAAATGAATGGGGAACCTATTTCAATTAAAACGCTCTAA
- the ndk gene encoding nucleoside-diphosphate kinase produces the protein MSIERTFSILKPNAVAKNAIGSIYSRFENAGFTIVAAKMLHLTRDQAAGFYAEHDGKPFFNGLLDFMTSGPVVVQVLESENAVQRYRDLMGATNPANALAGTLRADYADSMTENAVHGSDSTSSAAREIAYFFSDDEVCPRTR, from the coding sequence ATGTCTATCGAACGTACTTTTTCCATTCTTAAACCTAATGCCGTTGCTAAAAATGCAATTGGCTCTATTTACTCGCGTTTTGAAAATGCAGGATTCACCATTGTTGCTGCAAAAATGCTACACCTGACTCGAGATCAGGCGGCAGGTTTTTACGCGGAACATGATGGAAAGCCGTTCTTCAATGGCCTGCTGGATTTTATGACTTCCGGCCCGGTAGTTGTGCAAGTGCTGGAAAGTGAAAATGCTGTCCAGCGTTATCGCGATCTGATGGGGGCAACTAACCCAGCTAATGCATTAGCCGGAACGTTACGCGCTGATTATGCGGATAGCATGACTGAAAATGCAGTACATGGTTCGGATTCTACCTCCTCAGCTGCGCGCGAAATTGCTTATTTCTTCAGTGATGATGAAGTTTGCCCGCGCACACGTTAA
- the pbpC gene encoding peptidoglycan glycosyltransferase PbpC (penicillin-binding protein 1C), with product MAVVVVVLVAVTASGLWLADKVWPLPAPDVQVAKVVVAEDGSPLWRFADADGVWRYSVSLNEVSPYYLQALLTYEDRWFYSHPGINPLAIMRALWQNLTNQRIVSGGSTLSMQVARLIEPHDKTLVGKLRQVFRTLQLEWHYTKDQILTIYINRAPYGGTLQGIGAASWAYLDKPPSELTRSEAALLAVLPQAPSRLRPDRYPERAQAARDKVLDRLEEYGVWDKAQADDIKQESVWLAERQAPQLAPLLSRRLLAESSTDVIHTTIDASLQRRLEDMVMGWKSQLPPSTSMGILVVDHSTMSVKAYIGSADLNDRSRFGHVDMISAWRSPGSTLKPFAYAMALDDGLIHAESLLQDVPRQFGDYRPGNFDTGFSGPVSASDALVRSLNLPAVQVLEAYGPKRFTGNMRNAGIVLRFPLNSDPNLSLILGGTGMRMDQLVSGYSAFVRQGKVAALRYRPEDPLVERQLVSPGAAWIVRRIMAGEGRPVPDSQISDITPLAWKTGTSYGYRDAWTIGMNGGYLIGIWVGRPDGTPVAGQFGYATAVPILHQINHLLINRNSQLAKNWPKDPRPYSVSRAVICWPQGQSLDAGDTNCRQRRQAWILDGTIPPTLPSIGQDTGIGGWLNLWVNAEGKRVAPDCSGAVSRRIALWPIALETWLPLSERRASRLPERDSVCPPISYDVSPPLLILGLKDGAILKRIPGTQSLDLRLDTQGGRGKRWWFINGESLMETEEDKPMVHTLTNSGKYQISVLDESGQVSSVGFVLE from the coding sequence TTGGCTGTTGTCGTGGTGGTGTTGGTTGCTGTTACGGCATCGGGGCTATGGCTGGCAGATAAGGTTTGGCCTTTGCCTGCTCCCGATGTGCAAGTAGCCAAGGTCGTGGTGGCGGAAGATGGTTCTCCTCTGTGGCGTTTTGCCGATGCGGATGGGGTATGGCGCTATTCGGTTTCGCTAAATGAAGTGTCCCCTTACTATCTGCAAGCCTTGCTGACCTATGAAGATCGCTGGTTTTATTCTCATCCGGGAATAAACCCGTTAGCCATTATGCGGGCTTTATGGCAGAACCTGACTAACCAGCGCATTGTCTCCGGCGGTAGTACGCTTTCCATGCAGGTAGCTCGCCTGATTGAACCTCATGATAAAACTTTGGTTGGTAAGCTGCGGCAGGTGTTTCGTACTCTGCAACTGGAGTGGCATTACACCAAAGATCAAATATTAACGATTTATATCAACCGTGCACCTTATGGTGGCACGTTACAGGGCATCGGTGCAGCCAGTTGGGCCTATCTGGATAAGCCTCCGTCAGAACTTACCCGTTCAGAAGCGGCTTTATTGGCGGTATTGCCTCAGGCACCCAGTCGTTTACGCCCCGATCGTTATCCTGAACGAGCGCAAGCAGCCAGAGATAAAGTGCTCGATCGCCTCGAAGAGTATGGCGTTTGGGATAAAGCGCAGGCCGATGATATTAAACAAGAAAGTGTCTGGCTGGCGGAGCGTCAGGCCCCGCAACTGGCACCGTTGCTTTCCCGACGTTTGCTGGCAGAAAGCAGTACTGATGTAATTCATACCACTATTGATGCTTCATTGCAGCGTCGTCTTGAAGATATGGTAATGGGCTGGAAGAGTCAGTTACCTCCCAGCACTTCCATGGGTATTCTGGTAGTTGACCATTCAACCATGTCAGTAAAAGCTTATATCGGCTCAGCCGATCTCAACGATCGTAGTCGATTTGGTCATGTGGACATGATTAGCGCCTGGCGTTCTCCCGGCTCAACGTTGAAGCCTTTTGCCTATGCTATGGCGTTAGATGATGGGTTGATTCATGCGGAATCGCTGTTACAGGATGTTCCGCGTCAATTTGGTGATTATCGTCCCGGAAATTTTGATACCGGATTTAGTGGTCCGGTGAGTGCTTCTGACGCGCTGGTTCGTTCACTGAATTTGCCAGCGGTTCAGGTGCTGGAAGCTTATGGTCCTAAACGATTTACCGGCAATATGCGCAATGCCGGCATCGTTTTACGTTTCCCGCTTAACAGCGATCCTAATCTGTCCCTGATTCTGGGCGGAACTGGTATGCGTATGGACCAGTTAGTTAGCGGTTACAGTGCATTTGTACGACAGGGCAAAGTTGCTGCATTACGTTATCGACCGGAAGATCCACTGGTGGAGCGACAGCTGGTTTCCCCCGGAGCGGCATGGATTGTACGCAGAATTATGGCCGGAGAAGGGCGACCAGTTCCCGATAGCCAAATTTCAGACATTACTCCGCTGGCATGGAAAACCGGTACCAGCTATGGCTATCGTGATGCCTGGACTATCGGTATGAATGGTGGTTACTTAATTGGTATCTGGGTAGGGCGTCCGGATGGAACGCCGGTAGCGGGTCAGTTTGGTTATGCTACAGCGGTGCCGATTCTGCATCAAATTAACCATCTGCTGATAAATCGTAATAGTCAGCTAGCTAAAAATTGGCCAAAGGATCCGCGCCCCTATTCAGTTAGTCGGGCAGTTATTTGTTGGCCTCAGGGACAAAGTCTGGATGCTGGTGATACCAATTGCCGTCAGCGTCGTCAGGCATGGATTCTGGATGGCACTATACCGCCGACGTTACCTTCTATCGGGCAGGATACCGGTATTGGTGGCTGGTTGAACCTTTGGGTTAATGCCGAAGGAAAACGGGTGGCTCCAGATTGCAGCGGCGCGGTATCACGTCGAATTGCGCTATGGCCGATTGCATTGGAAACCTGGTTGCCTTTGTCGGAACGACGCGCCAGTCGCCTGCCTGAACGAGATTCCGTGTGTCCGCCTATCAGCTATGATGTCAGCCCTCCGTTGTTGATTTTGGGATTAAAAGACGGCGCGATTCTTAAGCGAATACCCGGGACTCAATCTCTCGACCTACGTCTGGATACTCAAGGCGGGCGGGGTAAACGCTGGTGGTTTATTAACGGTGAATCCTTGATGGAAACCGAAGAAGATAAGCCAATGGTTCATACCCTGACCAATTCCGGTAAATATCAGATTAGTGTGTTGGATGAGAGCGGGCAGGTAAGTAGTGTGGGGTTCGTGCTGGAGTGA
- the pilW gene encoding type IV pilus biogenesis/stability protein PilW, producing MQKILLSIPLLAGILIGCNSQRTEERAADMGQAAEIRLTLGMAYLSQGDTTAARKNLERAVNYAPDDYRTQLGMGLYLQGIGENEQAASRYHLALQLAPENGDVLNNYGAFLCSLGQYDVAQRYFELAAATERLDDVSNSLEYSGYCLLQAGQPDEADKKLSRALKQNPEKGVRVLNTAARYWQQGKHEEAQSLINLYQQLLPVSAESLWIQIQFAASDNRLNDIKRFGKQLAQGFSQSKQYQLFLAHEY from the coding sequence ATGCAGAAGATATTGTTATCTATACCGTTATTGGCTGGAATATTGATTGGCTGTAACAGCCAGAGAACAGAAGAACGTGCCGCCGATATGGGGCAGGCTGCAGAGATTCGACTAACCTTAGGTATGGCCTATTTATCACAGGGCGATACAACGGCTGCTCGAAAAAATCTTGAACGGGCAGTGAATTATGCTCCGGACGATTATCGAACACAGCTGGGTATGGGGCTATATCTGCAGGGTATCGGAGAGAATGAACAGGCGGCTTCCCGTTATCATTTGGCCTTACAGCTAGCACCAGAGAATGGCGATGTGTTAAATAATTACGGTGCGTTTCTCTGTAGTTTAGGGCAGTATGATGTAGCACAACGTTATTTCGAGCTGGCAGCAGCCACTGAGCGTCTCGATGATGTTTCTAATAGCCTTGAGTATTCAGGTTATTGTTTATTGCAGGCCGGGCAACCAGATGAAGCAGACAAAAAATTAAGCCGGGCATTAAAGCAGAATCCAGAGAAGGGCGTGCGAGTATTAAATACCGCAGCTCGTTACTGGCAGCAGGGCAAGCATGAAGAGGCTCAGTCATTGATTAACCTCTATCAACAGTTACTACCTGTCAGTGCTGAAAGTTTATGGATACAGATTCAATTTGCGGCGTCAGATAATCGCTTAAACGATATAAAACGTTTTGGTAAGCAACTGGCGCAAGGTTTTTCACAATCAAAACAATATCAATTATTTTTAGCTCATGAATAC
- the pepB gene encoding aminopeptidase PepB has product MTNQFMPVYLSHEPADAVWGDKALLSTNSEGMTIHLHGNGKLGAIQRAARKIDGQGIKKVKLAGEGWDLERSWSFWQGFRGPKGERKVEWATLEQQEQQELERRLQIIDWVRDTINMLAEELGPEELVKRTVDLFCNISCDAVSYRIVKGETLREQNYMGLYTVGRGSEREPALLALDYNPTGNPDEPVFASLVGKGITFDSGGYSMKQSAFMDSMKSDMGGAATIAGALALAISRGLKQRVKLYLCCADNLVSGNAFKLGDIIRYRNGKTVEVMNTDAEGRLVLADGLIDAEAQNPQMIIDCATLTGAAKMALGNDYHALFSFDDALANEMLNSANSENEPFWRLPLAEFHRSQLPSNFAELNNMAGAAYTAGASTAAAFLSHFVKNYQQGWIHIDCSATYRKGAVDQWSAGATGLGVRAIANLLLKQGQ; this is encoded by the coding sequence ATGACAAATCAATTTATGCCTGTTTATCTTTCTCATGAGCCTGCGGATGCGGTTTGGGGAGACAAAGCCCTGTTAAGCACCAACAGTGAAGGAATGACTATTCATCTTCATGGCAATGGTAAGCTGGGCGCTATTCAACGTGCAGCCCGTAAGATCGACGGACAGGGTATTAAAAAAGTTAAGCTGGCAGGTGAAGGCTGGGATTTAGAGCGTAGCTGGAGTTTCTGGCAAGGCTTCCGTGGGCCAAAAGGCGAAAGAAAAGTTGAGTGGGCAACGCTGGAACAACAAGAACAGCAAGAGCTGGAGCGTCGTTTACAAATCATTGACTGGGTTCGTGACACTATCAATATGCTAGCAGAAGAGCTGGGGCCTGAGGAGTTGGTTAAACGTACGGTTGATCTATTCTGCAATATTTCTTGTGATGCAGTGAGCTACCGTATTGTTAAAGGTGAAACGCTGCGTGAGCAGAACTACATGGGGCTTTATACCGTAGGTCGTGGTTCAGAGCGTGAGCCTGCACTACTGGCTCTGGATTACAATCCAACCGGTAATCCGGATGAACCAGTATTCGCCAGCCTGGTAGGTAAAGGTATCACCTTTGACTCAGGCGGTTATAGCATGAAGCAAAGTGCCTTTATGGACTCAATGAAGTCCGATATGGGCGGAGCGGCAACGATCGCCGGTGCGCTGGCATTAGCGATTAGTCGTGGTCTGAAGCAGCGTGTAAAACTGTATCTGTGCTGTGCCGATAACCTGGTCAGCGGTAATGCTTTCAAGTTGGGTGATATTATTCGTTATCGCAATGGTAAAACCGTTGAAGTAATGAATACCGATGCAGAAGGGCGTTTGGTATTAGCGGATGGCCTGATTGATGCAGAAGCACAAAACCCACAGATGATTATTGACTGTGCCACCCTGACTGGTGCCGCCAAAATGGCGTTAGGTAATGATTATCACGCGCTGTTTAGTTTTGACGATGCTCTGGCAAACGAGATGTTAAACAGTGCTAATAGCGAAAATGAACCATTCTGGCGTCTACCGCTGGCTGAGTTTCATCGTAGCCAATTACCATCAAACTTTGCAGAATTAAACAATATGGCTGGTGCTGCTTATACCGCAGGAGCCAGTACCGCTGCTGCTTTCCTGTCTCACTTTGTGAAAAATTATCAGCAGGGTTGGATCCATATTGATTGCTCGGCAACTTACCGCAAGGGTGCTGTTGACCAGTGGTCGGCAGGAGCAACAGGATTAGGTGTTAGAGCAATAGCTAATTTGTTGCTGAAGCAGGGTCAGTAA